One stretch of Thermus filiformis DNA includes these proteins:
- a CDS encoding LamB/YcsF family protein — translation MRIDLNADAGESYGVYTYGHDEALFPLVTSVNLACGFHAGSPTRIREAVARAKAHRVAVGAHPGFPDLMGFGRREMALSPEEVYADVLYQIGALHAFLRAEGLPLHHVKPHGALYLKACRDRETARAIAQAVRAFDPGVPLVVLPGTVYEEEARQAGLRVVLEAFPERAYLKSGQLAPRSMPGSWITDPEEAARRALRMVLEGRVEALDGGEVEVRAETLCIHGDNPRAPEVARAVRRALEEAGVEVRAF, via the coding sequence ATGAGGATAGACCTGAACGCGGACGCGGGGGAGTCCTACGGGGTCTACACCTACGGCCACGACGAGGCCCTCTTCCCCCTGGTGACCTCGGTCAACCTGGCCTGCGGCTTCCACGCGGGAAGCCCCACCCGGATCCGGGAGGCGGTGGCCCGGGCCAAAGCCCACCGCGTGGCCGTGGGGGCCCACCCGGGCTTCCCCGACCTTATGGGCTTCGGCCGCCGGGAGATGGCCCTTTCCCCGGAGGAGGTCTACGCGGATGTCCTCTACCAGATCGGGGCCCTCCACGCCTTCCTGAGGGCCGAGGGCCTTCCCCTCCACCACGTCAAGCCCCACGGGGCCCTTTACCTCAAGGCCTGCCGGGACCGGGAGACGGCCCGGGCCATCGCCCAGGCGGTGCGGGCCTTTGACCCGGGGGTGCCCCTGGTGGTCCTGCCGGGGACGGTGTACGAGGAGGAGGCCAGGCAGGCAGGGCTTCGGGTGGTCCTGGAGGCCTTTCCCGAGCGGGCCTACCTCAAAAGCGGCCAGCTCGCCCCCCGGTCCATGCCCGGGAGCTGGATCACCGACCCTGAGGAGGCGGCCCGCCGGGCCCTCCGCATGGTCCTAGAGGGGAGGGTGGAGGCCCTGGACGGGGGAGAGGTGGAGGTGCGGGCGGAGACGCTTTGCATCCACGGGGACAACCCCCGCGCCCCCGAGGTGGCCCGGGCGGTGCGGCGGGCCCTGGAGGAGGCGGGGGTGGAGGTGCGGGCCTTTTAG
- a CDS encoding GGDEF domain-containing protein, translating to MSVHLTLNRLEALQALLGTLALNDPLTGLGNRRALELDYDRYRALAQREGNALWVSLWDLDGLKAVNDREGHAAGDRHLQAFARVLKEELREGDGVYRVGGDEFAALHLGLEGEALAERVRARFPAVSHHPSLACAKLGAPVKRAEADARMYRQKRLK from the coding sequence GTGAGCGTCCACCTCACCCTGAACCGCCTCGAGGCCCTCCAGGCCCTCCTGGGCACCCTGGCCCTCAACGATCCTCTCACGGGCCTGGGGAACCGGCGGGCTTTGGAGCTGGACTACGACCGCTACCGCGCCCTGGCCCAACGGGAGGGGAACGCCCTTTGGGTCTCCCTCTGGGACCTGGACGGGCTGAAGGCGGTGAACGACCGGGAGGGGCACGCGGCGGGGGACCGGCACCTCCAGGCCTTCGCCCGGGTCCTCAAGGAGGAGCTCCGGGAGGGGGACGGGGTCTACCGGGTGGGCGGGGACGAGTTCGCCGCCCTCCACCTGGGCCTGGAGGGGGAGGCCCTGGCCGAGCGGGTGAGAGCCCGCTTCCCGGCGGTCTCCCACCACCCCAGCTTGGCTTGCGCCAAGCTGGGGGCCCCGGTAAAACGGGCCGAGGCCGATGCCCGGATGTACCGGCAGAAGCGGCTAAAATAG
- a CDS encoding ABC transporter permease, with amino-acid sequence MRRTLSLFALLLLWEALATLGLVNPLYAPPPHQVLLTLVDLFRTGEILPHLQATFTAALLGLFWGVLLGGGLGLLAAFSPFFSDLLEPVMLLLNAIPRVILAPLFVIWLGIGLASKVALSLVLVSVLVFFAVYSGVKEVDPRLLERVRTLGGGRYWLLREVYLPSLAAWVLSSLKVAVGFAFTGAVVGEFVAASRGLGYLLSFAQSTYNARLSLALIALIVLFVLFLFYLFGKLEEKLLRWRPKAQGGA; translated from the coding sequence GTGCGCCGCACCTTGAGTCTTTTCGCCCTCCTCCTTCTCTGGGAGGCCCTGGCCACCTTGGGGCTTGTGAATCCCCTCTACGCCCCTCCACCCCACCAGGTCCTCCTCACCCTCGTGGACCTTTTCCGCACGGGGGAGATCCTCCCCCACCTCCAGGCCACCTTCACCGCCGCCCTCCTGGGCCTCTTCTGGGGGGTCCTCCTTGGGGGCGGGCTGGGCCTCCTCGCCGCCTTCAGCCCCTTCTTTTCCGACCTGCTAGAGCCGGTGATGCTCCTCCTAAATGCCATCCCCCGGGTGATCCTGGCCCCCCTCTTCGTCATCTGGCTGGGCATCGGCCTGGCCTCCAAGGTGGCCTTGAGTCTGGTCCTGGTTTCCGTCCTCGTCTTCTTCGCGGTGTACAGCGGGGTGAAGGAGGTGGATCCCAGGCTTTTGGAGCGGGTCCGCACCCTGGGCGGGGGGCGGTACTGGCTTTTAAGGGAGGTCTACCTCCCTTCCCTCGCCGCCTGGGTGCTCTCTTCCCTAAAGGTGGCCGTGGGCTTCGCCTTCACCGGGGCGGTGGTGGGGGAGTTCGTGGCGGCAAGCCGCGGCCTCGGCTACCTCCTCTCCTTCGCTCAGAGCACCTACAACGCCCGGCTTTCCCTGGCCCTCATCGCCCTGATCGTCCTCTTCGTCCTCTTCCTCTTCTACCTCTTCGGCAAGCTGGAGGAGAAGCTCCTCCGCTGGCGGCCTAAGGCCCAAGGGGGAGCCTGA
- a CDS encoding ABC-ATPase domain-containing protein, with the protein MRRFSDLLDKARALEGRPYGFYKDLKGTWQGEGFALRLVHVQGDPFATPSVAEVWLSPAFHGIPPLFSREEGRVALEDFLLRRFKALLRGLPRVEGMGHSGRVYVGVESPAVLRRAGARYTEKGLYLRFRVGLPAFGRRIAGREAEKLFRALGELLHELRYPLEGLERHVHQVEDHAHIQERLAERGLLAFVGNGSLLPRESGVSERPLKDALPFLSPGRLEVRFHTPHHGEVRGMGLPRGLTLITGGGFHGKTTLLEALVRGVYPHVPGDGREWVVTERSALRVQSEDGRSVAGVDLRPFVKHLPRGRSTAFFSTQDASGSTSLAASILEGLEAGSRLLLLDEDTSATNLLVRDARMQVLVERETLTPLLDRVEELKALGVSLVLVVGGVGDYLELADTVVLMEEYRALDATERAREVARAHPTGRRFGEAVPFFVRERAPLPESFDPRRGRKERVKGRGLRELVFGEETVDLSTLDLLEDGQVRTLGALLKRMAARADGKTPLRVLAEELARLDDPFLLEEAPEAASVRALELAATVNRLRSLEVRPLTALLGQDPLD; encoded by the coding sequence GTGCGGCGGTTTTCCGACCTCCTGGACAAGGCGCGCGCCCTCGAGGGACGCCCCTACGGCTTTTACAAGGACCTTAAGGGGACCTGGCAGGGCGAAGGGTTCGCCCTCCGCCTGGTCCACGTCCAGGGCGACCCCTTCGCCACCCCCAGCGTGGCGGAGGTCTGGCTTTCCCCCGCCTTCCACGGCATCCCTCCCCTCTTCAGCCGGGAGGAGGGGCGGGTGGCCCTGGAGGACTTCCTCCTGCGGCGGTTCAAGGCCCTCCTTAGGGGGCTTCCCCGGGTAGAGGGGATGGGCCACTCGGGCCGGGTCTACGTGGGGGTGGAAAGCCCGGCCGTTTTGCGCCGGGCCGGGGCGCGCTACACGGAGAAGGGGCTCTACCTCCGCTTCCGCGTGGGGCTTCCCGCCTTCGGCCGCAGGATCGCGGGCCGGGAGGCGGAGAAGCTCTTCCGGGCCCTGGGGGAGCTTCTCCACGAGCTTCGCTACCCCTTGGAGGGCCTGGAGCGGCACGTCCACCAGGTGGAGGACCACGCCCACATCCAGGAGCGGCTCGCCGAGAGGGGGCTTTTGGCCTTCGTGGGCAATGGAAGCCTCCTCCCCCGGGAAAGCGGCGTAAGCGAGCGGCCCCTGAAGGACGCCCTGCCCTTCTTGAGCCCCGGCCGCCTCGAGGTCCGTTTCCACACCCCCCACCACGGGGAGGTCCGGGGGATGGGCCTCCCCCGGGGCCTGACCCTCATCACCGGGGGTGGGTTCCACGGGAAGACCACCCTTTTGGAGGCCCTGGTCCGCGGGGTCTACCCCCACGTCCCCGGGGACGGGCGGGAGTGGGTGGTGACGGAGAGGAGCGCCCTCCGGGTCCAGAGCGAGGACGGCCGGAGCGTGGCGGGGGTGGACCTGAGGCCCTTCGTCAAGCACCTGCCCCGGGGCCGGTCCACCGCCTTCTTCTCCACCCAGGACGCCTCGGGCTCCACCAGCCTGGCCGCCAGCATCCTGGAGGGCCTGGAGGCGGGAAGCCGCCTCCTCCTCTTGGACGAGGACACCTCCGCCACCAACCTCCTGGTGCGGGACGCCCGGATGCAGGTCCTGGTGGAGCGGGAGACCCTGACCCCCCTTCTGGACCGGGTGGAGGAGCTGAAGGCCCTGGGCGTCTCCCTGGTCCTGGTGGTGGGCGGGGTGGGGGACTACCTGGAGCTCGCGGACACCGTGGTCCTGATGGAGGAGTACCGGGCCCTGGACGCCACGGAGCGGGCCCGGGAGGTGGCCAGGGCCCACCCCACGGGCCGCCGCTTTGGGGAGGCGGTCCCTTTCTTCGTCCGGGAGAGGGCCCCCTTGCCCGAAAGCTTTGACCCCCGGCGGGGCCGGAAGGAAAGGGTGAAGGGCCGGGGTCTGAGGGAGCTGGTCTTCGGCGAGGAGACGGTGGACCTCTCCACCTTGGACCTTTTGGAGGACGGCCAGGTGCGGACCCTGGGGGCCCTCCTCAAGCGGATGGCGGCCCGGGCGGACGGGAAGACCCCTCTGCGGGTCCTGGCCGAGGAGCTGGCGCGCCTGGACGACCCCTTCCTCCTGGAAGAGGCCCCGGAGGCGGCCTCCGTGCGGGCCCTGGAGCTCGCCGCCACGGTCAACCGCCTGCGGAGCCTCGAGGTGAGGCCCCTCACCGCCCTTTTGGGACAGGACCCCTTAGACTAG
- a CDS encoding ABC transporter substrate-binding protein produces MDRRVVIQGIAGLALGGAALGQRGRRRIRLAFCSQLLCIIPYEVAQRRGYFAEEGLDVELVYARGGSQALQFLVGKAVDYAATSLDAALQAYQQGAPILRFCSTGRLPLFALAAAPKSPIQGVRDLEGKAVGVSALGNADHVLLVYLLKKAGVDPRRVQYATLGPNLYEALKAGHVGAGMVQEPALTLLKEAGGRELVNLMDLKQARAYLGGPYEFMGVAVRREERAARLEEMRALARALERALRFVRAADARLIADTLPKALIAGGDEARLKAVIERYRKDLYPEGVRIDLEAARRVAESQQEAGLLPPGFRLEGLLDLEVLGA; encoded by the coding sequence GTGGACCGGCGCGTGGTGATCCAGGGAATCGCGGGGCTGGCCTTGGGTGGGGCGGCCTTGGGCCAGCGGGGCCGGAGGAGGATCCGCCTGGCCTTCTGCTCGCAGCTCCTTTGCATCATCCCCTACGAGGTGGCCCAGCGGCGGGGCTACTTCGCCGAGGAGGGGTTGGACGTGGAGCTCGTGTACGCCCGAGGAGGAAGCCAGGCCCTACAGTTTTTGGTGGGTAAGGCGGTGGACTACGCGGCCACCAGTCTGGACGCCGCCCTGCAGGCCTACCAGCAGGGGGCGCCCATCCTCCGGTTCTGCTCCACGGGGAGGCTTCCCCTCTTCGCCCTAGCCGCGGCGCCCAAAAGCCCGATCCAGGGGGTGCGGGACCTCGAGGGCAAGGCCGTGGGTGTCTCCGCCCTGGGCAACGCCGACCACGTGCTTTTGGTCTACCTCCTGAAGAAGGCGGGGGTGGATCCCCGCCGGGTCCAGTACGCCACCCTGGGCCCCAACCTGTACGAGGCCCTGAAGGCTGGGCACGTGGGGGCGGGGATGGTTCAGGAGCCCGCCCTCACCCTCCTCAAGGAGGCCGGGGGGAGGGAACTGGTGAACCTCATGGACCTGAAGCAGGCCCGGGCCTACCTGGGCGGGCCCTACGAGTTCATGGGGGTGGCGGTGCGGCGGGAGGAGCGCGCCGCCCGCCTCGAGGAGATGCGGGCCCTGGCCCGGGCCCTGGAAAGGGCCCTCCGCTTCGTTCGCGCCGCCGATGCCCGCCTCATCGCCGACACCCTCCCCAAGGCCCTCATCGCCGGGGGGGACGAGGCGCGGCTCAAGGCGGTGATCGAGCGCTACCGCAAGGACCTCTACCCCGAGGGGGTCCGCATTGATCTGGAGGCCGCCCGCCGCGTGGCGGAGAGCCAGCAGGAGGCGGGGCTTCTGCCCCCGGGCTTCCGCCTCGAGGGGCTTTTGGACCTGGAGGTGCTGGGTGCTTGA
- a CDS encoding thioredoxin domain-containing protein: MNRLSREKSPYLRLHKDDPVDWYPWGEEAFAKARKEDKPVFLSVGYSSCHWCHVMARESFRDPEVAALLNAHFVPVKVDREERPDLDAAYMQALIALTGQGGWPMSLFLTPEGRPFYGGTYFPPEDRMGLPGFKRVLLAVKEAWSGNRARLEEEAQRLAQALKRSAQRRGKVPDSVHLEVLDRLEALFDPEHGGFGEGAKFPQAPLLLYLLARAAAGERRAEALLRPTLTRMALGGVYDQVEGGFHRYAVDRAWRLPHFEKMLYDNALLARVYLGAWLLFRDPLYARVARETLDFLRSLRLPEGGFAAALDAESEGEEGAYYALEEDEVALLGEEERLYLSPFPFGRRYALSAFGEEAVRARLGEGFEAFLAELKGKLRRLRRGKPRPLLDYKLLVDWNGLALEALAEAGRFWGEPYLGEAKALARRLLGLAQGGLLPHAHRLGESTPGLLLDQARVGLGLVALYEATGEWAWLMAAREVLEAAWVFKGETWQETLDPLPLPPRMEEGALPSGRSSLALLFFHLGRIFEEERYLREAEGLLEEEGGFLRHYPEAFPGLLLAHLHLRLGSELALPTPSPFLPQARGWYLPLTLLITGPEGALPSLRKEAGKAYLCLQGACLAPAREEGEVWEALRTRYPGLKAPPPGIGQDGGPG; the protein is encoded by the coding sequence ATGAACCGGCTTTCCCGGGAGAAGAGCCCCTACCTCCGGCTCCACAAGGACGACCCCGTGGACTGGTACCCCTGGGGGGAGGAGGCCTTCGCCAAGGCCCGAAAGGAAGACAAGCCCGTCTTCCTCTCCGTGGGGTACAGCAGCTGCCACTGGTGCCACGTGATGGCCCGGGAGTCCTTCCGGGACCCGGAGGTGGCCGCCCTCCTCAACGCCCACTTCGTCCCCGTAAAGGTGGACCGGGAGGAAAGGCCGGACCTGGACGCGGCCTACATGCAGGCCCTCATCGCCCTCACCGGCCAAGGGGGGTGGCCGATGAGCCTCTTCCTCACCCCCGAGGGCCGGCCCTTCTACGGGGGGACCTACTTCCCCCCGGAGGACCGGATGGGGCTTCCCGGCTTCAAACGGGTCCTCCTGGCGGTGAAGGAGGCCTGGTCCGGGAACCGGGCCCGGCTGGAGGAGGAGGCCCAGAGGCTGGCCCAGGCCCTGAAGCGGAGCGCCCAAAGGAGGGGGAAGGTGCCGGACTCCGTGCACCTGGAGGTGCTGGACCGCCTCGAGGCCCTCTTTGACCCGGAGCACGGGGGGTTCGGGGAAGGGGCCAAGTTCCCCCAGGCCCCCCTCCTCCTCTACCTCCTGGCCCGGGCTGCCGCCGGGGAGAGGCGGGCGGAGGCCCTCCTCCGGCCCACCCTCACCCGGATGGCCCTGGGCGGGGTCTACGACCAGGTGGAGGGGGGGTTCCACCGGTACGCGGTGGACCGGGCCTGGCGCCTGCCCCACTTTGAAAAGATGCTCTACGACAACGCCCTCCTGGCCCGGGTCTACCTGGGGGCCTGGCTCCTCTTCCGAGACCCCCTCTACGCCCGGGTGGCCCGGGAGACCCTGGACTTCCTCCGGAGCCTGCGGCTTCCCGAGGGGGGGTTCGCCGCGGCCCTGGACGCGGAAAGCGAGGGGGAGGAGGGGGCTTACTACGCCCTGGAGGAGGACGAGGTGGCCCTCCTCGGCGAGGAGGAGCGCCTCTACCTGAGCCCCTTCCCCTTCGGGAGGCGGTACGCCCTCTCCGCCTTTGGGGAGGAGGCGGTCCGGGCCCGGCTCGGGGAGGGGTTTGAGGCCTTCCTGGCCGAGCTCAAGGGGAAGCTCCGCCGCCTGAGGAGGGGCAAGCCCAGGCCCCTTCTGGACTACAAGCTCCTGGTGGACTGGAACGGCCTGGCCCTGGAGGCCCTGGCGGAGGCGGGCCGGTTCTGGGGGGAGCCCTACCTGGGGGAGGCCAAGGCCCTGGCCCGCCGCCTCCTGGGGCTGGCCCAAGGGGGCCTCCTTCCCCACGCCCACCGGCTGGGGGAGAGCACCCCCGGCCTCCTCCTGGACCAGGCCCGGGTGGGGCTGGGCCTGGTGGCCCTGTACGAGGCCACGGGGGAGTGGGCCTGGCTTATGGCGGCCCGGGAGGTCCTGGAGGCGGCCTGGGTCTTCAAGGGGGAAACCTGGCAGGAAACCCTGGACCCCCTCCCCCTTCCCCCCCGGATGGAGGAGGGCGCCCTGCCCTCGGGCCGCTCCAGCCTGGCCCTCCTCTTTTTCCACCTGGGCCGGATTTTTGAGGAAGAGCGGTACCTGCGGGAGGCGGAGGGGCTCCTCGAGGAGGAGGGAGGCTTCCTCCGCCACTACCCCGAGGCCTTCCCGGGCCTGCTCCTCGCCCACCTGCACCTGCGTTTGGGCAGCGAGCTGGCCCTGCCCACCCCCTCCCCCTTCCTGCCCCAGGCCCGGGGGTGGTACCTCCCCCTGACCCTCCTCATCACCGGGCCCGAGGGGGCGCTCCCAAGCCTTAGGAAGGAGGCGGGAAAGGCCTACCTCTGCCTCCAGGGGGCCTGCCTCGCCCCGGCGCGGGAAGAGGGGGAGGTTTGGGAGGCCCTGAGGACCCGTTACCCCGGGCTAAAAGCACCCCCTCCCGGCATAGGCCAGGATGGGGGCCCTGGTTGA
- the pxpB gene encoding 5-oxoprolinase subunit PxpB gives MRKGLYLRFGGSLEEGNLRALALARALLEDPPKGLLDAVPAYQSLYLEFTEPLKEAALLRRLARLEAAPLPEGKEVEIPVLYQGEDLEEVAREAGLSPEEVVRLHAAPLYRVYALGFTPGFPFLGEVDPRLRLPRRPRPRPRVAAHSVAIAGFQTGIYPLPSPGGWRILGRALVAVYDPHRADPFLLRPNDRVRFRPAQGVPPPEPEPLDLLPDLPRRPVLRVEEPGLLSLVVDEGRFLGGHLGLARSGPLDERSARRANALVGNPRGAPLLELTLSGPVLTALEDVVLGFAGYGMVPVREGEPLPPGQSFLLRRGQTLRFRPLREGVRGYLAVAGGIEARRFLGSASPDLRGRVGRPLRPGDLLGVQEKRPVRPGYALFQPPLPPFRVRLLKGPQYDLEALRVLTSAPFTLAEGDRTGLRLQGPPVPGGEGVSEATPLGGVQATPGGEAIVLLNDKGSLGGYAKPALVHPNDLWLLAQVRVGERVTFVLDPSLRGELR, from the coding sequence GTGCGCAAGGGGCTTTACCTCCGCTTCGGGGGGAGTCTGGAGGAGGGGAACCTTCGGGCCTTGGCCCTGGCCAGGGCCCTTCTGGAGGACCCCCCCAAGGGGCTTCTGGACGCCGTCCCCGCCTACCAAAGCCTCTACCTGGAGTTCACCGAGCCCCTAAAAGAAGCCGCCCTCCTTCGCCGCCTCGCCCGCCTCGAGGCCGCCCCCCTGCCCGAGGGAAAGGAGGTGGAGATCCCCGTCCTCTACCAGGGGGAGGACCTGGAGGAGGTGGCCCGGGAGGCCGGGCTTTCCCCAGAGGAGGTGGTCCGCCTCCACGCCGCCCCTCTGTACCGGGTCTACGCCCTGGGCTTCACCCCGGGCTTCCCCTTCCTGGGGGAGGTGGACCCCCGGCTCCGCCTTCCCCGCAGGCCCCGCCCAAGGCCCCGGGTCGCTGCCCACTCGGTGGCCATCGCCGGCTTCCAGACGGGGATCTACCCCCTGCCCTCCCCGGGGGGGTGGCGGATCCTGGGCCGGGCCCTGGTGGCGGTCTACGACCCCCACCGGGCCGACCCCTTCCTCCTCCGGCCGAACGACCGGGTGCGCTTCCGACCCGCCCAGGGGGTGCCCCCGCCCGAGCCGGAGCCCTTGGACCTCCTGCCGGACCTGCCCCGCCGCCCCGTCCTCCGGGTGGAGGAGCCCGGGCTTCTGAGCCTGGTGGTGGACGAGGGCCGGTTTTTGGGGGGGCATCTGGGCCTGGCCCGCTCCGGGCCCTTGGACGAGCGCTCCGCCCGCCGGGCGAACGCCCTGGTGGGCAATCCCCGGGGCGCGCCCCTTTTGGAGCTCACCCTTTCCGGGCCCGTCCTCACCGCCTTGGAGGACGTGGTCCTGGGCTTCGCCGGTTACGGGATGGTGCCCGTGCGGGAGGGGGAGCCCCTTCCCCCGGGGCAGAGCTTCCTCCTGCGCCGGGGCCAGACCCTCCGCTTCCGGCCCCTTCGGGAGGGGGTGCGGGGCTACCTGGCGGTGGCCGGGGGGATAGAGGCCCGGCGCTTCTTAGGAAGCGCCTCCCCCGACCTGAGGGGCCGGGTGGGGCGGCCCCTGAGGCCGGGGGATCTCTTGGGGGTGCAAGAAAAGCGGCCGGTCCGGCCCGGGTACGCCCTTTTCCAGCCGCCCCTTCCCCCCTTTCGCGTCCGCCTCCTGAAGGGGCCCCAGTACGACCTCGAGGCCCTCCGCGTCCTCACCTCGGCCCCCTTCACCCTGGCCGAGGGGGACCGGACGGGCCTCCGCCTCCAGGGCCCTCCCGTCCCCGGGGGGGAGGGGGTGAGCGAGGCCACCCCCTTGGGCGGGGTCCAGGCCACCCCCGGCGGGGAGGCCATCGTCCTCCTGAACGACAAGGGCAGCCTCGGGGGCTACGCCAAGCCCGCCCTCGTCCACCCGAACGACCTCTGGCTTCTGGCCCAGGTGCGGGTGGGGGAGAGGGTGACCTTTGTCCTTGACCCTTCCTTGCGCGGGGAGTTAAGGTAG
- a CDS encoding ABC transporter ATP-binding protein gives MLEVRGLVLGYGATPVLEGVDLRVGEGEFVSLVGPSGSGKSTLLRVIAGLLRPQVGEVRRAFPLEALGFLFQEDALLPWRTARENVALGLRIRGLPRRKALEEAEAWLRRLGLEGLGDRYPHQLSGGQRKRVALAQVLALRPRLLLMDEPFASLDAILRTQVTRDLLALVEGEGIAVLLVTHDLEEALALADRVYLLSKGPRARIAEVYPVTLPRPRDPVGVKADPRFGPLLRKLWQDLEEVSLCAAP, from the coding sequence GTGCTTGAGGTGCGGGGCCTCGTCCTGGGCTACGGGGCCACCCCCGTCTTGGAGGGGGTGGACCTGCGGGTGGGGGAGGGGGAGTTCGTGAGCCTGGTGGGGCCCTCGGGGAGCGGCAAGAGCACCCTCCTGCGGGTCATCGCCGGCCTCCTTCGGCCCCAGGTGGGGGAGGTGCGGCGGGCGTTTCCCCTCGAGGCCCTGGGCTTCCTCTTCCAGGAGGACGCCCTCCTCCCCTGGCGCACCGCCCGGGAGAACGTGGCCCTGGGCCTGAGGATCCGCGGCCTGCCCCGGAGGAAGGCCCTGGAGGAGGCCGAGGCCTGGCTCAGGCGGCTGGGCCTCGAGGGCCTGGGGGACCGCTACCCCCACCAGCTCTCCGGCGGGCAACGCAAGCGGGTGGCCCTGGCACAGGTCCTCGCCCTCCGGCCCAGGCTCCTCCTCATGGACGAACCCTTTGCCAGCCTGGACGCCATCCTCAGGACCCAGGTCACCCGCGACCTCTTGGCCCTAGTGGAGGGGGAAGGCATTGCCGTCTTGCTGGTCACCCACGACCTGGAGGAGGCTCTGGCCCTCGCCGACCGGGTCTACCTCCTCTCCAAGGGCCCTAGGGCCCGCATCGCCGAGGTCTACCCCGTTACCCTGCCCAGGCCCCGGGACCCGGTGGGGGTGAAGGCGGACCCCCGGTTTGGACCCCTTTTGCGCAAGCTCTGGCAGGACCTGGAGGAGGTGTCTCTGTGCGCCGCACCTTGA
- a CDS encoding acyl-CoA dehydrogenase family protein: protein MEGLSYLVGANLYELDPDLKALLARYDPGFPERESLYRAFGERMGKEVLEVLYHIDQDAPPVLVMHDLDGRRVDRARLSPAQRSLLSSLRPLNRFAYEGQGWVPHFALGYLLADGGVYCILTITHQVAYALHKYAPEHREVKEALLYGEAFGATWMTEIQGGSDLGANRTLAIPEGEVWRLYGGDKYFASGAGLADYALVTARPEGAPAGARGLALFLLPRLNRKGELNFRVRRLKHKLGTRAVPSGEVELEGSEAYLIGKAEEGIYYTLENLTVSRLANAVAAMGIAQKGLLEALFRVKRRESFGRRLLDHPLVRRDLVDLRVRQAGGLALAFHAVAAFDRAWEERPPYSPRYHLARFLSHLAKNRTAEHAKESTALAMELFGGLGFLEEYGVARWHREALITPIWEGPSNIQALDLLEAMEKKGAHLFYLEELSALLQGHREPEAALALETAEKTLDFLKLEKEAVWYAKEALRRLADALAVAVLLNLGEGYEPLARLYAHRFLRGEEYPAWAGGLWET, encoded by the coding sequence ATGGAAGGCCTCTCGTACCTGGTCGGGGCGAACCTCTACGAGCTGGACCCGGACCTCAAGGCCCTCCTCGCCCGCTACGACCCGGGCTTTCCCGAGCGGGAAAGCCTCTACCGCGCCTTCGGGGAGCGGATGGGGAAGGAGGTCCTGGAGGTCCTTTACCACATAGACCAAGACGCGCCGCCCGTCCTGGTCATGCACGACCTGGACGGAAGGCGGGTGGACCGGGCGCGGCTCTCCCCCGCCCAAAGGAGCCTCCTTTCCTCCCTCCGCCCCCTCAACCGCTTCGCCTACGAGGGCCAGGGCTGGGTGCCCCACTTCGCCCTCGGCTACCTCCTGGCGGACGGGGGCGTGTACTGCATCCTCACCATCACCCACCAGGTGGCCTATGCCCTCCACAAGTACGCCCCGGAGCACCGGGAGGTCAAGGAGGCCCTGCTTTACGGCGAGGCCTTCGGGGCCACCTGGATGACGGAGATCCAGGGGGGAAGCGACCTGGGGGCCAACCGGACCCTGGCCATCCCCGAGGGGGAGGTGTGGCGCCTGTACGGGGGGGACAAGTACTTCGCGAGCGGAGCGGGCCTGGCGGACTACGCCCTGGTCACCGCCCGGCCTGAGGGGGCCCCGGCCGGGGCGCGGGGGCTCGCGCTTTTCCTCCTCCCCCGGCTGAACCGAAAGGGGGAACTGAACTTCCGGGTGCGCCGGCTCAAGCACAAGCTGGGCACCCGGGCCGTCCCCTCGGGAGAGGTGGAGCTGGAGGGGAGCGAGGCCTACCTGATCGGGAAGGCGGAGGAGGGGATCTACTACACCCTGGAGAACCTGACGGTGAGCCGCCTGGCCAACGCGGTGGCCGCCATGGGCATCGCCCAGAAGGGGCTTTTGGAGGCCCTCTTCCGGGTCAAGAGGCGGGAGAGCTTCGGCCGCCGCCTCCTGGACCACCCCCTGGTCCGCCGGGACCTGGTGGACCTCCGGGTGCGGCAGGCGGGGGGGCTGGCCCTGGCCTTCCACGCGGTGGCCGCCTTTGACCGGGCCTGGGAGGAGCGCCCCCCCTACTCCCCCCGGTACCACCTGGCCCGCTTCCTCTCCCACCTGGCCAAGAACCGGACGGCGGAGCACGCCAAGGAGAGCACCGCCTTGGCCATGGAGCTCTTCGGCGGCCTGGGCTTTTTGGAGGAGTACGGGGTGGCCCGCTGGCACCGGGAGGCCCTCATCACCCCCATCTGGGAGGGGCCCTCCAACATCCAGGCCCTGGACCTCCTCGAGGCCATGGAGAAGAAGGGGGCCCACCTCTTCTACCTGGAGGAGCTCTCGGCCCTCCTCCAGGGGCACCGGGAGCCCGAGGCGGCCCTGGCCCTGGAGACGGCGGAAAAAACGCTGGACTTCCTGAAACTGGAAAAGGAGGCGGTCTGGTACGCCAAGGAGGCCCTGAGGCGGCTCGCGGACGCCCTGGCGGTGGCCGTCCTTTTGAACCTGGGCGAGGGGTACGAGCCCCTGGCCCGGCTCTACGCCCACCGCTTCCTGAGGGGGGAGGAGTACCCGGCCTGGGCGGGGGGTCTTTGGGAAACGTAA